In a single window of the Magnolia sinica isolate HGM2019 chromosome 7, MsV1, whole genome shotgun sequence genome:
- the LOC131252151 gene encoding plasmodesmata-located protein 6-like isoform X1 codes for MPKTHLSLLSLFSLLSLISSSPIDTFVYGGCSQLKYAPGTPFQSNLNSLLTSLLNSASSTSYANITISSPTQDSPLYGLYQCRGDISTVDCSKCVQNSITQLGILCLDSCGGAIQLRGCLVKYGNVTVAGMQDKTLVVKKCGLTSNGYGNDLLSRRDEVLMELGSGSGSYRVGTAGYVSGMAQCVGDLDGGECSDCVSEAVEQLRTGCGVSVSGDVYLVKCYVRYSAGGVYSKARKGDSSDDDAVKTFANTIGLLTGVALVAVFLSFLRKAFDGGKVGPHFFLFFFFLFSFFFFKDNYQIVTVSVNTCRKVLDKAQTVH; via the exons ATGCcgaaaacccatctctctctcctctctctcttctctctactctctctcatctcctccTCTCCAATCGACACCTTCGTCTATGGTGGCTGCTCTCAGCTAAAATACGCCCCAGGAACACCTTTCCAATCCAACCTCAACTCCCTCCTCACCTCTCTCCTCAACTCAGCCTCCTCCACTTCCTACGCCAacatcaccatctcctcccctACCCAAGACTCCCCTCTCTATGGCCTCTACCAATGCCGTGGCgacatctcaaccgttgattgcTCGAAATGTGTCCAGAACTCAATCACCCAACTGGGAATTCTTTGTTTGGATTCCTGCGGCGGTGCGATCCAGCTTCGGGGATGTTTAGTTAAGTACGGTAACGTGACGGTTGCTGGAATGCAAGATAAGACGTTGGTGGTGAAGAAATGTGGATTGACGTCGAACGGATACGGTAATGATCTTTTGAGTAGGAGAGATGAGGTTTTGATGGAGTTGGGAAGTGGGAGTGGGTCCTACCGTGTGGGGACAGCTGGGTATGTATCTGGAATGGCCCAGTGTGTGGGAGATTTGGACGGTGGAGAATGTTCGGATTGTGTTTCGGAAGCGGTTGAGCAGTTGAGGACTGGGTGCGGTGTGAGCGTGTCTGGAGACGTTTATCTGGTGAAATGCTACGTGAGGTACTCAGCTGGTGGTGTGTATTCGAAAGCAAGGAAGGGTG ATTCATCTGATGACGACGCCGTAAAGACATTTGCCAATACCATCGGACTACTAACAGGGGTTGCTCTGGTCgccgttttcctttctttcctaagAAAGGCGTTTGATGGaggaaaggtgggcccacatttctttctctttttcttttttcttttttctttttttttttttaaggacaaTTACCAAATAGTCACTGTTTCTGTAAATACTTGCAGAAAAGTCCTTGACAAAGCTCAAACTGTACATTAG
- the LOC131252151 gene encoding plasmodesmata-located protein 6-like isoform X2, which yields MPKTHLSLLSLFSLLSLISSSPIDTFVYGGCSQLKYAPGTPFQSNLNSLLTSLLNSASSTSYANITISSPTQDSPLYGLYQCRGDISTVDCSKCVQNSITQLGILCLDSCGGAIQLRGCLVKYGNVTVAGMQDKTLVVKKCGLTSNGYGNDLLSRRDEVLMELGSGSGSYRVGTAGYVSGMAQCVGDLDGGECSDCVSEAVEQLRTGCGVSVSGDVYLVKCYVRYSAGGVYSKARKGGFSF from the exons ATGCcgaaaacccatctctctctcctctctctcttctctctactctctctcatctcctccTCTCCAATCGACACCTTCGTCTATGGTGGCTGCTCTCAGCTAAAATACGCCCCAGGAACACCTTTCCAATCCAACCTCAACTCCCTCCTCACCTCTCTCCTCAACTCAGCCTCCTCCACTTCCTACGCCAacatcaccatctcctcccctACCCAAGACTCCCCTCTCTATGGCCTCTACCAATGCCGTGGCgacatctcaaccgttgattgcTCGAAATGTGTCCAGAACTCAATCACCCAACTGGGAATTCTTTGTTTGGATTCCTGCGGCGGTGCGATCCAGCTTCGGGGATGTTTAGTTAAGTACGGTAACGTGACGGTTGCTGGAATGCAAGATAAGACGTTGGTGGTGAAGAAATGTGGATTGACGTCGAACGGATACGGTAATGATCTTTTGAGTAGGAGAGATGAGGTTTTGATGGAGTTGGGAAGTGGGAGTGGGTCCTACCGTGTGGGGACAGCTGGGTATGTATCTGGAATGGCCCAGTGTGTGGGAGATTTGGACGGTGGAGAATGTTCGGATTGTGTTTCGGAAGCGGTTGAGCAGTTGAGGACTGGGTGCGGTGTGAGCGTGTCTGGAGACGTTTATCTGGTGAAATGCTACGTGAGGTACTCAGCTGGTGGTGTGTATTCGAAAGCAAGGAAGGGTG GTTTTAGTTTTTAA